The window GGGCAGGCCGGCGGGAGCGGTGGAGCTGCTCGCGCGGGCGAGTTCACGCTTGACGAACCGGTCCTCGAGCGACTGGTAGCTGAGCACGACGATGCGACCGCCCACCGTCAGCAGCTCGAGGGCCGCGGGAAGCGCCTGCTCGAGGGCGGCGAGTTCTCCGTTGACCTCGATGCGCAGCGCCTGGAACACCCGCTTGGCAGGGTGACCCGCGTTGCGCAGCGCCGCGGGTGTGGCGGCGTCGAGGATCTCGACGAGCCGGCCCGAGCGGACGACGGGCTCCGTCTGGCGGGCGGCGATGATCGCGCGCGCGTAGCGTGCCGCGAGCTTCTCCTCGCCGTAGCGCTCGAAGATCCGACGAAGATCGCCTTCCCCGTAGGTGGCGAGCACGTCCGCCGCGGTCGCACCGGAGGACTGGTCCATGCGCATGTCCAGCGGCGCGTCCTTGGCGTAGGCGAAGCCGCGCTCGGCCTCGTCCAACTGAAGCGACGAGACACCCAGATCGAAGAGGATGCCGTCGATGCGGTCGACGCCCGCCGACGCGACGGCGGCTCGGATGCCGTCGTAGACGGTGTGCACGAGGGTCGTCCGGTCGCCGAACCGGGCCAGTCTCTCCCCCGCGATGCGCAGGGCGTCGGTGTCGCGATCCAGGCCGATCAGCCGGAGTCCGTCGAACCGCTCGAGGAACGCCTCGCTGTGACCGCCCATGCCGAGGGTCGCGTCGACGAAGACGGCGCCCTCGCGATCGAGGGCGGGCGCCAGAAGCTCGACGCAGCGCTCGAGCAGGACCGGGGTGTGGATGTCGCGGAAGTCCATGATGCGGGGCCGGGTCCCTCGATCCTGATCCCCATCCGCTCCGACCTGACACCGGGGAAGTGCGTCAGGGCTCGAGCGGCTGGGAATCGGGGTCGAGGGCTCAGAACAGGCCCGGGATCACCTCCTGCTCCATCTCGGAGTACGTCTCTTCGTTGCTCTCTGCGTAGGAGTTCCAGGCCTCGGCGTCCCAGATCTCCGCGTGCGCGCCGACGCCGGTGACGACGAGCTCGCGCTCGAGACCGGCGTAGGTGCGCAGCGCCGGCGGGATCGTGATGCGGTTCTGGCCGTCCGGCTTCTCGGCGCTCGCGCCCGAGAGGAACATGCGCAGGAAGTCACGCGCCTGCTTGTTGGTGAGAGGCGCCTCGCGAATGCGCTCGTGCACCTTCTCGAACTCCTCGGTCGCGAAGACGTAGAGACAGCGATCTTGGCCACGGGTGATCACGACGCCACCGCCGAGGTCGTCGCGGAACTTGGCCGGGAGGATGACCCGCCCTTTGTCGTCGAGCTTGGGGGTGTGCGTGCCGAGCAGCATTCGCGCATCCCCCCTCCTTCGTCCGGCCCACGTGTGAGGTGATCACCACTTTACTCCACTTCCCTCCACTTCACTACACATTCGCCGGCGTATCTGGGCGGACGCTCCCCGGACACGAAAAAAGCGCCGACCCCGAAGGGTCGGCGCTTTGTGAGAAGCGGTGGGTCAGCGGCCTTCTTGGCGGCGGTCCCATCGGTCGTTCATGCGGTCCATGAATCCGGCCGAGGGCCGGGAGGACGAGCCGCCGGCACGGGGGGCGGCGCTGGGACGAGCGGTCTTCGAGGGGGTGAGCGCGAAGATGACGCCGCCGAGCATGACGATGAAGCCGATGACGCCCACCACGATCAACTGCGTGGAGAGCCCGACGATCAGCCCACCCAGTCCCACGAGCACGAGGATCGTCCCGTAAACGATGTTGCGGTAGCTGAGCGCGCGTCCGCCCTGCGGGGCGCTGACGACGTCGGCGTCATTGCTCATGAGATGGCGTTCCATCTCGTCGAGCAGGCGCTGCTCTTGTTCGGAGAGAGGCATTCGTCCCCCTAGGGTCACGGCGATGCTTGGATTCTACGCGCCGCCTGTCGAACTAGGCTAGGCCCGTGTCGAGGACCACAGACGCGATCGAAGCGGTTTCCCAGCGACTGGATACGTTCTTCGGATCGCAGGAGCAGGCCGCGGGGGCGATGGGACCCGACGCTCTGGCCTTCGTCGAGGATGTGCGCGACACCGTCACCGGCGGCAAGCGCCTGCGCGCGCGGTTCTGCGTGACGGGATGGCGGGCCGTCGCCGAGCGCGTCGCACCCCGAGCGACGCCGCCCGACGCGGTCGTCGCGACGGCTGCCGCGCTGGAGATCTTCCAGGCAGCGGCCCTCGTCCACGACGACCTGATCGACAACTCCGACACCCGCCGCGGACGCCCCGCCATGCACCGCGCCCTGCAGGCGCAGCACTCCGCGCGGTCATGGGCGGGCGACGCCGCCGGCTTCGGCCGTTCGGCTGCCCTCCTCGGCGGGGATCTGCTCGTGGCCTTCAGCGACGACCTCCTCGAGGAGGGGCTCGCGCTGACGGACCATGCGGCCGCGGCGCGCGCCGAGTACGCCCGGATGCGGCGCGACGTCACCATCGGGCAATACCTCGACATCGCCGAGGAATCGGCCTTCGCGGTGGCCGACGACACGACGCACGCCGATCGTGCGCTGCGCGTGGCCTCGCTCAAGTCCGCCCGCTACAGCGTGGAGCAGCCGCTGCGGATCGGAGCGGCCCTGGCCGGCGCCGATCGCACACAGCTCGACGCGCTGAGCGCGTTCGGACATCCGGTCGGCATGGCGTTCCAGCTTCGCGACGATGTCCTCGGAGTCTTCGGCGACGCCGCCGAGACCGGCAAGCCGTCCGGCGACGATCTGCGCGAAGGAAAGCGCACGGTACTCATCGCCTACGCCCGCGAGGCGCTCGGGCCGGGCCCGCGCCGCACCCTGGACGAGCTCTTGGGCGATCCGGGCCTCGACGCACAGCAGATCGGCGCGCTGCAGCGAACGATCATCGACAGCGGTGCCGTCGACCGCGTGGAGCGGCTGATCACCGCCTATGTGCACGAGGCGGATCGTGCGCTGTCGGCCGCTCCGCTGGCGAACGCGACGGTCAGCGAGCTGCGCGATCTCGCCCGCGCGGCGACCCAGCGGCGCTCCTGACGGCGACGGCGCTCAGCCGAGGGCTCGGGCGACGCGGCGCACTTCGCTCTTGCGCCCCTGAAGCAGCGATGTGATCGGCGCCTGCCCGATCGAGTCCTCGAAGGCCAGGAGCCAGTCGATGGCCTCATCGTCCGTCAGTCCCGCATCCCGCAGCGCGAAGATCGTGCCGCGCAGCGACGACAGCGGCGCTCCGTCGACGAGGAACACGCTGGGCACGCGGAACGAACCCTCACGACGCGAGCCGATCAGATAGCCCTCGTCGAGCAGACGCCGGACGCGGCTCAGCGACTCACCGGTCAGCTCGACCAGATCGGGCAGCGCAAGCCATTCGGTGGGGACAGGGGTGTCGGAACTCACCCGTCCATGTTCTCATCCGCGCACCGCGCACCGCGCCGAGCGCGTGTCGAAAGATGGGAGAGATCTCATCTGTCACACCCGTCACTTCCGTTGACCTCCGTACACACGCGTGTCAGGGTGGCGGAACCCCCGGATGTGAAAGAGAGGACGACCATGTTGGTGGACGTCTCCCCCCACCCGCGCGCCGTCATCGGCGCCTCCGCCCTCGTGAGCACGGTCGCGCTCACCCTCATGGCCACGCCCGCGCACGCGGCGACGGTGGAACCGTCGCGTCAGGGCGTTCCCCGCCCCGCCCAGACCCCGCCGCCGGCCACCCACACCGTCGCGTCCGGCGAATCGGTCGCCGCGATCGCTGCGCGCTACGGACTCGCCACGGCCGACGTGCTCTCGTGGAACGGGCTGTCGTGGGAGAACTCGCTCATCCGTCCCGGTCAGGTGCTGTCTCTCGTCGCTCCCATCGCGGCCACGCCGGCTCCGGCACCCGCCCCCGCACCCGCACCCGCCGGCACGTCCTACACGGTGGTCGCGGGCGACACGATCAGCGGCATCGCCGGTCGTCACGGCGCGACGGCGGCGGCGGTGCTCGCCGCCAACGGTCTCACCTGGGACTCGATCATCTACCCGGGTCAGACGGTCACCGTGCCGGCCGCCTCAGCACCGGCCGCCGCACCGGCACCGGCCGCCGTGGCTCCGGCCGGCCTGGAACTGGACGCCGAGCAGGCTCAGAACGCACGCACCATCATCCGTGTCGGGCGCGAGATGGGCGTTCCCGAGCGCGGGATCGCCATCGCACTGGGCACCGCCATGCAGGAGTCGTGGCTGCGCAACCTCGACTGGGGCGACCGCGATTCGCAGGGCCTGTTCCAGCAGCGCCCCTCCACCGGGTGGGGCACGATCGAGGAGGTGCGCGACGCGGAACGCGCCACCCGTGCGTTCTTCGGCGGTCCCGCCGACCCCAACGGCAACCGGACGCGCGGACTGCTCGACATCCCCGGGTGGGAGTCGATGACCTACGCGGACGCGGCACAGGCGGTGCAGATCTCGGCGTATCCGGATCGTTATGCCCGGTGGGAGCAGCCTTCTCTCGCCTGGCTGGCCGCCCTCGGGTGACGCACGAGGGCGGGATCAGCGGTGAGCCGCTGCCGGAGCTCACAGCGACCGCTCCGTAGACTCTCACCGTGAGCACGAGCCAGCGCACCGACCCGCTGATCGGCCGTCTCGTCGACGGCCGATACCGCGTGCGCTCCCGCATCGCCCGCGGCGGCATGGCGACCGTCTACGTCGCCACCGATCTGCGCCTCGAACGACGCGTGGCCCTGAAGGTCATGCACGGCCACCTCAGCGACGACACCGTCTTCCAGAGTCGCTTCATCCAGGAAGCCCGGGCGGCCGCCCGCCTCGCCGACCCGCACGTGGTCAACGTGTTCGACCAGGGCCAGGACAGCGACATGGCGTATCTCGTCATGGAGTACCTCCCGGGCATCACCCTGCGCGAGCTCATGAAGGAGCAGCGCCGCATCCCGGTTCCGCAGACCATCACGATCATGGATGCGGTGCTCTCCGGTCTGGCCGCCGCGCATCGCGCCGGCATCGTGCACCGCGACGTCAAGCCCGAGAACGTGCTCCTCGCCGAGGACGGGCGCATCAAGATCGGTGACTTCGGCCTCGCCCGCGCCACGACCGCGAACACGGCGAGCGGGCAGATGCTGCTCGGAACGATCGCGTACCTCGCGCCCGAGTTGGTCACCCGCGGCAGCGCCGACGCGCGCAGCGACATCTACGCCCTCGGCATCCTGCTCTACGAGATGCTCACCGGCGAGCAGCCGTACAAGGGCGAGCAGCCCATGCAGATCGCCTATCAGCACGCCACCGATTCGGTTCCCCGACCGAGCGTGAAGAACCCGGCGGTGCCGGAGCAGCTCGACGAGCTGGTGCTGTGGGCGACGGAGCGCTCCCCCGACGCCAGGCCCGTGGACGCGGATCAGATGCTGCAGCGTCTGCGCGCGATCGAGCGCGAGCTCGGGATCGCGCCGCAGGTCGCGCGCACGCTCGCCGTCGGCACGGCCGTGAGCGACGACCGCCTGGACTCCGGCGAACTGACCAAGGCCCTTCCGCTCGGAGCCACCGGGCCCACGGCGGTCGCGGAGGACGTCGACAACGCCACGCTGCTGCGCCGGCGCGCGCGTCGACGATCGGTCAAGGGGGCATGGCTGCTGACACTCGTCGTGCTGCTGGCAGCGCTCGCGGGCGGGATCGGCTGGTGGTTCGGCTCCGGCCCCGGCTCGCTGGTGGCCGTACCCGCGCTGGAGGGGCAGAGCTTCGAAGCCGCCCAGGCCGAGATCGTCGATCGCGGTCTGCAGGTCGAACGGGCGGACGAGTACAGCTTCGACGTCGCCGCGGGCGCCGTGATCCGCACCGAGCCCGGAAGCGGTGAGCGCGTCGAGAAGGAATCGCTCGTGCGGGTGGTGGTGTCCCAAGGACCGCAGCCGCACGACGTCGGCGCGTTGGCCGGCATGACACTGGATGCGGCGACCGCCGCGATGCAGCAGGTGCGCGTCTCCGTCGGCGATCCGCAGTACGTGTTCACCGACGCGGCCGACGGTACCGTCGTCGCCGCGGCCGTCACCCCTGCCGCCGGCGGCGACGCGATCGATTGCTCGAACGGCTGCACCCTGCACGAGGGAGACGGCGCGAGTTTCACCGTCTCCCGCGGCCCGGTACCCGACGTCGCCGGGATGAGCGTGTCGGACGCGACCAAGACCCTCACGTCGGTCGGTCTGGCGGTATCCAGTGACAGCGCGTCTCAGACGAGCGAGACGATCGATGAAGGTCGTGTGATCGGGATCTCCGCGCGTGAGGGCGGCGGTGACTGGCGTCCGGATGACACCGTGCAGCTCATCATCTCGGACGGCCCTCCCCTGTTCCCCGTACCCAACGTGGTCGGTATGACGCTGAGCGAGGCGAAGAAGACGCTCGAACAAGCCGGATTCAAAGCGAAGTACGCAGGCTACTGGGACGCTGCGCCGAACGTCGCGAAGGTCGTGTCGCAGGATCCGACCGACGAGGACAGGATCCGCAAGAACGCGAATGTCAGCCTCGTTCTCAGCCTGACCGGCTGAGCCGCACCGCTCCCCCGCATGTAACGCGAGAGCCGCCCCGCAGGGATGCGGGGCGGCTCTCGACGTTCGAGCTCAGCGCTTCTCGAGCTCCTCCGCCACGAGGAAGGCGAGCTCCAGGCTCTGCATGTGGTTCAGGCGCGGGTCGCACAGGCTTTCGTAACGGGTCGCGAGGGTCGCCTCGTCGATCATCTCCGAACCGCCCAGGCACTCCGTCACGTCGTCGCCGGTGAGCTCGACGTGGATCCCGCCCGGGTGGGTACCCGTGGCGCGGTGGGCCTCGAAGAAGCCGCGCACCTCGTCGACCACGTCGTCGAAGCGACGCGTCTTGTAACCGGTGGGTGTCGTGATGCCGTTGCCGTGCATCGGGTCGGTGACCCACAGCGGCGTGGCGCCCGCGTCCTTCACTGCCTCCAGCAGCGGCGGCAGTGCGTCGCGGATCTTGCCCGCACCCATCCGGGTGATGAAGGTGAGGCGGCCGGGCTCCCGCTCGGGGTCGAGCTTGTCGATGAGCGCCAGCGCGGTCTCGGGGGTCGTCGACGGACCGAGCTTCACACCGATGGGGTTGCGGATCTTCGAGAAGTAGTCGACGTGGGCGCCATCGAGATCGCGCGTGCGCTCCCCGATCCACAGGAAGTGAGCCGACGTGTTGTACGGCGTCCCCGTGCGGGAGTCGATGCGGGTCAGCGGCCGCTCGTAGTCCATGAGCAGGCCCTCATGGCCGGTGTAGAACTCGACGTGGCGCAGCTCGTCGAAGTCGGCTCCCGCCGCCTCCATGAACTTGATGGCGCGATCGATCTCCGCAGCCAGGCCCTCGTAGCGCTGGTTGGCCGGGTTCTCGGCGAAGCCGCGGTTCCAGCTGTGGACCTCGCGGAGATCGGCGAAGCCGCCCTGCGTGAACGCGCGGATGAGGTTCAACGTCGAGGCGGCCGTGTGGTAGGCCTTCTCGAGCCGTCGGGGGTCGGCGGTACGCGAGCCCTCCGTGAAATCGTAGCCGTTCACGATGTCGCCGCGGTACGCCGGCAGCGTGACGTCGCCGCGCGTCTCGGTGTCGCTCGAGCGCGGCTTGGCGAACTGTCCCGCCATACGCCCCATCTTCACGACCGGCATCGACGCGCCGTAGGTCAGCACCACCGCCATCTGCAGCAGCGTCTTGATGCGGTTGCGGATCTGCTCGGCCGTGGCACCGGCGAACGTCTCGGCGCAGTCACCGCCCTGCAGGAGGAAGGCTCGCCCGTAGGCCGCGGTTGCGAGGCGGTCCCGAAGACGGTCGACCTCTCCCGCGAAGACGAGCGGCGGAAGGGTGGCGAGTTCGGCCGAGACGGCCGCGACAGCGTCGGCGTCGGGCCAGGAGGGCTGCTGCTTGATCGGCAGTGAGCGCCAGTGATCGAGCGGGTCCAAGCTGTGGGGCATTCGCTCAGTCTAGCGACGCCGCGGGCGTGTCGAGCCCGTGCTGCGAGGACGTCGCCAGCCGGTCCTTGACCGTGGAGGCGTAGACGTCGTCGTAACGCTGCGCGCCCAGGCGCTGCAGGGCGACCATGATCTCGTCGGTGACGGAGCGGAGAACGTAACGGTCGCCCTCCATCCCCGCGAACCGGGAGAAATCCAGCGGCTCGCCGATCACGATGCCGACGCGGCCGATACGCGGAAGACGCTGGCCGATCGGCATGACCGTGTCGGTGTCCACCATCACGACCGGGATGACGGGGACGCGGGCCTCCAGCGCCATGCGCGCGATGCCCGTGCGCCCGCGGTACAGGCGTCCGTCGGGGCTGCGGGTGCCCTCCGGGTAGATGCCGAGCAGGTCACCCCGCCCGAGCACCTGCAGGCCCGTGTTGAGAGAGCCCTCCGAGGCCTTGCCGCCGGAGCGATCGATCGGGATCTGCCCCGTCGCCTTGAAGAACACGCGTGTGGCCCAGCCCTTGATGCCGCGGCCGGTGAAGTAGTCGCTCTTGGCGAGGAAGGTCATCGGCCGGTCGATCATCAGCGGCAGGAAGATCGAGTCGGCGAAGGAGAGGTGGTTGCTGGCGAGGATGGCCGCGCCGTTTGCGGGGATGTTGCGCCGGCCCACGATCCACGGCCGGAAGATCGCCTTCACGATCGGTCCGATCACGATGTACTTCATCAGCCAGTAGAACATTGTCAGCCCCCTGCGACCGCCCGGCGTCGAGCCAGATCCGCGACACCGATCACGCCGGCATCGTTCGTGAGACGGGCCACCTGGAAATCGGCGACCGGACGATAACCATACGCGGGCATCGCGGCGGCGAAGGCCTCCCGCATCGGCTCGAGCAGCACATCGCCGAGCTGGGACACTCCCCCGCCGATGACGAAGCGCTCCGGGTCGAGGATGGCGGCGAGACCGCCGCACGCCGTGCCGACGGCGACGGCGATCCGGCGAAGCGCCTCGAGCGCGCCGGGGTCGCCGTCCTGGACGAGGCGCGAGATGGCGGAACCGGTGAGCCCGCCCTCCTCGCGGGACGCCGCCGCGAGGCGCGCACCGATGCCGAACTCCGCGTCGACGGCGATCTCCCGCGCCTCGAGCTGGAGAGCACGACCCGAGCCGTACACCTCGAGGCAGCCACGCTGACCGCATCCGCACGTACGCCCCTCGGGGACGAGGCGCATGTGCCCGAGCTCCGCGGCCACGCCGTGGCCACCGGAGAGAAGATTGCCGTCGACCACGACGGCGCCGCCGACGCCGGTGCCGAGCGTCAGCATGACGACGTCGCGCAGATCCTCGCCGGCTCCGAAGCGGTACTCCGCCCAGCCTGCCGCGTTGGCGTCGTTCTCGATGTGCACGCGCGCGCCGGTGCGCTGTTCGATGCGCTCGCGCAGCGGCTCGTCGCGCCAGGCGATGTTGGGGGCGAAGTAGACCGTCGAACGCTCCCGGTCGATGAAGCCCGCGGCCGCGACACCCGCCACGAGCTGCTCGCCCGCAGACAGTTCCGTGATCATCTGCGCCACGGCGGCCTCGATGCCCGCCACATCCGCGGGCGTCGCGATACGCGCCCTGCGGACGATGGTGCCGTGCTCGTCGACCACGCCACCGGCGATCTTCGTTCCGCCGATGTCGATTCCCACTGCGAACACTGTCGTCCCTTCGTCCGGTAAGGCCTCCAGAAGCTTAGTCGGCGCACGGCAGATCGCCTTCCGCAGGGCCGGAACAAGTCCTCGCGACGCTCGCAACGGTGGGACTCAGTTCCACGCATGCGTAGACTTGCGTCTCATAGCAACCCGTCCGGTACCGAAGGAGCTGCCGACATGAGCGCAACAGTGTTCGAAGTGCCCGCGATCGTCCCCGCCGACCCGCACGCCAACGTGAGCGACCTGCTCGTGGAGCGCGTGCGCGCGACTCCCGACCGCCCCCTGTTCGCCGTACCCGACGGAGACGGTTGGCGCGACATCACGGCGCGGGAGTTCGAGCGCCAGGTCGTCGCGCTCGCCAAGGGCTTCGTCTCGGCAGGTGTGGCGCCCGGCGACAAGGTGGGCTTCCTCGCCCGCACGACCTACGACTGGACCCTGGTCGACTTCGCGCTCTTCTACGCGGGCGCCGTCATGGTGCCGATCTACGAGACGAGCTCGCCCAGCCAGATCGAGTGGATCCTGTCCGACTCCGGCGCGGTGGCCTGCCTCGTCGAGACGGCCGAGCACGCGGCCCGCCTCGCCGAGGTGCGCGACAAGCTCCCGCTCGTGCGCTCCTCGTGGCAGATGTTCGCCGGCGACCTGGACACGATGGTCACGGCCGGTTCCGCCGTGCCCGGCGAGGAGATCGAGCGCCGGCGCGCTCTCGCCGAATCCGCCGACATCGCCACACTCATCTACACCTCGGGATCGACCGGCCGACCGAAGGGATGCGTGCTGACGCACGGCAACTTCGTCGAGCTCGCGCGCAACTCCGCGACCTCGCTGAAGGAGGTCGTCAACACCCCCGGCGCATCCACCGTCCTGTTCATCACGACGGCGCACGTGTTCGCGCGCTTCATCTCGATCCTCAACATCCACGCGGGTGTCAAGACGGGCCACCAGCCCGACACGAAGCAGCTGCTGGCCGCTCTCGGCTCCTTCAAGCCGACCTTCCTGCTCGCCGTCCCGCGGGTGTTCGAGAAGGTCTACAACTCGGCCGAGCAGAAGGCGGAAGCCGGTGGCAAGGGCAAGATCTTCCGCGCGGCCGCGCAGGTCGCAATCGATCACTCCGCCTACCTCCAGGACGGACGACGCATCCCGCTGGGGATGAAGATCAAGTTCGCCCTGTTCGACAAGCTCGTCTACAGCAAACTGCGCGACGCGATGGGAGGCCAGGTGCGCTACGCCGTCTCCGGTTCCGCGCCCCTCGGTCCGCGCCTCGGCCACTTCTTCCACAGTCTCGGCGTGCACATCCTCGAGGGTTACGGCCTGACCGAGACCACCGCGCCCGCCACGGTGAACCTCGCCACACGGTCCAAGATCGGCACCGTCGGCCCCGCGATCCCCGGTGTCGGCATCCGGCTCGCCGAGGACGGCGAGATCCAGGTCCGCGGCGTGAACGTCTTCAAGGAGTACTGGCGCAACCCGGAGGCGACGGCCGCGGCGTTCGACGGCGACTGGTTCAAGACCGGGGACCTCGGTTCGCTCGACGACGACGGCTACCTGACGATCACCGGCCGCAAGAAGGAGATCATCGTCACGGCGGGCGGCAAGAACGTCGCGCCCGCCGCCCTCGAGGATCCGATCCGGGCCAACCCGATCATCGGTCAGGTCGTCGTCGTGGGCGATCAGAAGCCGTTCATCTCGGCCCTCGTCACCCTCGACCCCGAGATGCTGCCGACCTGGCTGGAGAACAACGGCCGCCCCAAGGACCTCACCCTCGCCCAGGCGGCTCATGACCCCGCCGTCCGGGCCGAGGTGCAGCAGGCCATCGACAAGGCCAACGCCGGCGTGTCCCGCGCGGAGTCGATCCGCAAGTTCGTCATCCTGCCCACGGAGTGGACGGAGGCCAGCGGCCACCTCACGCCGAAGCTGTCGATCAAGCGCAATGTGATCCTCGCGGACTTCGCCGACGACGTCGAGCAGCTGTACCGGGCTCCCGAGGAGACCACCCAGAACGTCCCGCTGCCCTGAGAGACGGAGGAGGGGCCCGCATCCGATATCGGATGCGGGCCCCTCCTCCGTGCGTCAGAACCAGTCGCTCTCGCGCACCTCGCGCAAGGCCACACGTCGGCGCTCCTTGTCGAGCCGGTCCAGGTACAGCATCCCGTCGAGATGGTCGGTCTCGTGCTGCAGCGCCTGCGCCATGAGGCCGTCGCCCTCCAGCACGAGTTCGTTGCCGTCGAGATCCACCCCGACGACCTTCGCGTGCGGGTAGCGGGAGACGTCGTGCCAGAGACCCGGCACGGAGAGGCATCCTTCGCCCGTCAGCTGCGGCTCCCCCGAGACCTCGACGAGCACCGGGTTCAGGATGTACCCGATCTCGCCGTCGACGTTGTAGCTGAACGCTCGCAGGCCCACACCGATCTGCGGGGCAGCCACCCCGGCCCGGCCCGGCAGCTCGACGGTCTCGACGAGGTCGCGCACGAGCGCCCGCACGCCCTCGTCGATGTCGGTGATCTCGCTCGCGCGGGTCTTGAGCACGGGGTCCCCGAAGAGTCGGATGGCGCGTACCGTCATGATGCCGCCGCCGCGCGCAGCCCCTCGACGGCGACGGCGGCGAGCTGGCGCGCCGCGGCACGTGTCGCCGGCTGGAGGTCGCGGAAGGAGATCGCGCTGCCCGTGGCGATGCGCGCGTCATAGGGCACGCGCACGACCTGACGCACACGCGAGCGGAAGTGCTCCTCCAACTCGTCCAGACGCACAAGCGGCGCACCCGGGCGCGACGCGTTCAGCACGACGACCGCCGAACGCGCCAGAGCCGTGTAGCCGTTCGTCTCCAGCCAGGTGAGCGTCTCGGACGCCAGACGCGCCTCATCGACGCTGAGCCCGGACACGATGACGAGCGAATCGGCGGCCTCCAGCGTCGCATCCATCACCGAGTGCACGATGCCGGTGCCGGTGTCGGTC is drawn from Microbacterium binotii and contains these coding sequences:
- a CDS encoding ROK family glucokinase codes for the protein MFAVGIDIGGTKIAGGVVDEHGTIVRRARIATPADVAGIEAAVAQMITELSAGEQLVAGVAAAGFIDRERSTVYFAPNIAWRDEPLRERIEQRTGARVHIENDANAAGWAEYRFGAGEDLRDVVMLTLGTGVGGAVVVDGNLLSGGHGVAAELGHMRLVPEGRTCGCGQRGCLEVYGSGRALQLEAREIAVDAEFGIGARLAAASREEGGLTGSAISRLVQDGDPGALEALRRIAVAVGTACGGLAAILDPERFVIGGGVSQLGDVLLEPMREAFAAAMPAYGYRPVADFQVARLTNDAGVIGVADLARRRAVAGG
- a CDS encoding AMP-dependent synthetase/ligase, which encodes MSATVFEVPAIVPADPHANVSDLLVERVRATPDRPLFAVPDGDGWRDITAREFERQVVALAKGFVSAGVAPGDKVGFLARTTYDWTLVDFALFYAGAVMVPIYETSSPSQIEWILSDSGAVACLVETAEHAARLAEVRDKLPLVRSSWQMFAGDLDTMVTAGSAVPGEEIERRRALAESADIATLIYTSGSTGRPKGCVLTHGNFVELARNSATSLKEVVNTPGASTVLFITTAHVFARFISILNIHAGVKTGHQPDTKQLLAALGSFKPTFLLAVPRVFEKVYNSAEQKAEAGGKGKIFRAAAQVAIDHSAYLQDGRRIPLGMKIKFALFDKLVYSKLRDAMGGQVRYAVSGSAPLGPRLGHFFHSLGVHILEGYGLTETTAPATVNLATRSKIGTVGPAIPGVGIRLAEDGEIQVRGVNVFKEYWRNPEATAAAFDGDWFKTGDLGSLDDDGYLTITGRKKEIIVTAGGKNVAPAALEDPIRANPIIGQVVVVGDQKPFISALVTLDPEMLPTWLENNGRPKDLTLAQAAHDPAVRAEVQQAIDKANAGVSRAESIRKFVILPTEWTEASGHLTPKLSIKRNVILADFADDVEQLYRAPEETTQNVPLP
- the def gene encoding peptide deformylase, translating into MTVRAIRLFGDPVLKTRASEITDIDEGVRALVRDLVETVELPGRAGVAAPQIGVGLRAFSYNVDGEIGYILNPVLVEVSGEPQLTGEGCLSVPGLWHDVSRYPHAKVVGVDLDGNELVLEGDGLMAQALQHETDHLDGMLYLDRLDKERRRVALREVRESDWF